The genomic window GCGAGAGCCTCGTGCTCGTCTGCCTCGGTGACGTCGATGCGGGCACCGACCACGCGTCCAGGGGTCTCGGCAAGCGAGTGCGCAGCGAGTGCGGCGTTGATCTCGTCGGCGGTGGCCGTCATCTGCTCTTCGTTGATGTCGGCACCGACGACGTCGACGCCGCGGGCGGCGAGACCGGCAGTGAAGGCGGCGCCCATGCCCCGGGCGGCACCGGTGACGACGGCGACCTTGCCGGCCATCTCCGGGTACAGCGCGGTCATCTGGGACGCGTCGGTGCGGCCGGGGTTCTGGGTGTCGACGGTTTCGGTCATGATCGGGTTTTCCTCCAAAAACAATGTTCTGCAAAAGATTCGGGTTGTTCACCCACCGAGCCCCGAGGTGTCAGGACTGCGGGGCCTGATCGTCCCGGCGGACGGCGCGGTGCGCGATGAGCCACCGGCCGCCCTCTCGCACCACTCGGTCGGTGACGGTGGTGAACCGCACGAGGCGGGAATCGCCGCCGATCCGGGTCGCGACGATCTGCAGGTAGGCGCGGACCTCGAACTCGTCGCCACCGCCGTTCTCGTCGCCACCGCCGTTCTCGTCGCCGCCGACTCTTTCGACGGCGATATTGGTGAGCACGTGCCGGTGCACCTCGCCCGCGACGGACGCGTTCGCGAAGAACCCGTCGGCGAACTCGGTGAGCGCGGCGGTTCCCACGACGGGGGCCGGGTAGCTGGGCGAGTGGAATTCGCCGCCGGCCGTGAAAGTGGCCGCCCACTCGGCTGCGTGCCCCTCGTCGACGAGGTGGCTCTGCCGGCCGTAGAGCTGGTGGATCTCCACGAAGTCGGTTGCATCGATGCCGGCGTGGCTCTCGGTACGGGTCATGAAGGAACTCCTCGGGACGACACCGGTGCAGTCCCGCTCGGGATTGCACCACCTCGCCATACGTGCGATAATCGAACGCGTTGTGCGATTAACGAGAAGCGTAGGTGTCCCACCTCACACGCGTCAAGGGAGTGAGTCATGCCCTCTGCTGGTATCGATGAGCAGATGAACGAAGGTTCCAGGAAAGTTGTTGGCGTACAGGTCGATTCGAGGATGTCGAAGACTTTGCACAACGGACTCGAGATCCTCGAGTTACTGGCCCGACACAAGCACGGGCTGACGACCACCGAGATCGCGGAAGGCATCAGTGTGCACCGGACGGTCGCGGACCGACTGGTACGCACGTTGGAGGCGCACCGGCTGTCCCGACGCACCGAGAGCAAGCGCATCCTGCTCGGGGCGGGACTCGTCACCCTCGCCGGCGCGGTGGAGCAGGATCTGCGCGAACTCGCCGGGCCGATCCTCGAGGAACTCGCGGACACGGCGCACGCGACGGCCCACCTCGCAGTACGGGAGGGCGAGGACGCCGTGCGCGCCCTGATGGTGATCGAGCCCCGGAACTCCCGTGCCCATGTGGGTTTCCATCCCGGTCAGGTCGATCCGATCGACCGCGGGTCGGCGGGGTTGGCGATGCTGGCGGCACTGCCGCCGCGGGAGGGCGAACGCCCCGAGGTCACTCGAGCCCGCGAGCGCGGCTTCGCGGTGACCTCGGGGGAGGTGACTCATTCGGTCACGGGCATCTCGGCCACATTGCCGAACCGCCGGCCCGCCGACCTGGTGAGCATCGGTGTCTCGGTGTTCGACTCGTCCGAGGAGCAGAAGCTGGGCGAGGCGGTCATGGCCGCGGCCCGGCGGTTGGGGGCGCTACTGCTGCGCTGACGCGGGTGTTGCGGGTCAGAAGCGGGCCGGAGGGAATCCTGACCCGCTTCTGTCCGGCCAACGCTGTGTCGCTTGACTCTGACACCGTGTGAGACTGCAGACTCACTTCCGTGACCGACCCCTCGAAGCTGATGTCCATCGGCCGCTTTTCCTCGTTGAGCAGGATCAGCGTGCGGATGCTGCGGCACTACGACGCAAGCGGTGTGCTGGTTCCCGCCGCGGTCGATGGTGCCAGCGGATATCGCTGGTATTCGCCGGAGCAACTGGGTGATGCCCGCCGCATTCGGCAGCTGCGTGACGTCGGGTTCGGCGTGTCCGCCATCGGAGCCCTGCTCGCCGTGTTCGGCACCCCCGCGTACGACGCTGCGCTGCGATCGCAGCGCCAGGCACTCGTGGACGAGGCCGCCTCGGCCCGGCATCGGCTGACCCTCATCGAGCACATGCTCGACCAAGCCGAAATGGAGAACACCATGTCCGACATCGACGTTCAATTGATCGACATCCCCGCGCAGACGCTGGTGGCGCTGCGCGGGACGGTACCGGACTACGCCGCCGAAGGGCAGCTGTGGGGGCGTTTCATGCCCGAGCTTCAGCGGCAGAAGATCGCGATGGCCGGTCCGGGCGGCTGCATCGAACACGACGACGAATTCCGGGAATCCGACGTCGACGAATCGGTGTTCGTGGAAATCGAGGACGGCATCGAGGTCCGAGCCCCGCTCCTCGCGCTGCACTTCCCGGCTCGCCGCGCGGTGCGCGCAACCGTGACGGGCCCGTTCGCCGAGGTGATCCCGCAGGCACACGAGCGGATCGCGGCCTTCATCGGTGACAACGGTCTACGGATCGCTCGTACCGACGACGATGTCTCGACCCACCACTTCAACGTCTATCTCACCGACCCCAGCCAGGTGCCCGAGTCGGAGGCCGTGACGTCGGTAACCGTCCCGGTCGTCCGACTCGGCTGACGGCGGAGCGTTGCGGGTCAGCGAGAAATTCTGGTCCGCAACGCGACACCGGCCGCCAGGCACACGACCGCGGCCGCGCTCGACACCAGCGGGCTCATCGACCAACCGCCGATATGGGTGGCGACGAACGCGACGGCCACGAAGACGACTCCAGCGCCGCCGGCTGCTGCCGGGCGGCGCTGGACTCGGAGACCTGCTCAGCCACCGATGGTGGCGTCCGCGTCCCGGTCGGCCGGGACGGTGAGCGTCGGGTCGGTGGCGGCCGCGATGGCCTCCTCGAACTCGCGCTGTCCCACCTGTGATCCGAGTACGAGTGCGAGGCGCGCGAGGAAACCCTCACGGTCGTTCTCGTCGACCTGGTCGAGGGCGTCGGACAGGCCCATCCACACGTTCTCGCGGCGCAGCTCGGCCGGGTCGATGGCCGGTCCGCTGTCGACGACGGCGCTGGCACCGGTGGGCGCGTCGCCCAGCGAGAGGTGGCGCGCGACGTCGTCGATGCGTCCGACGCCGTCGATGCGGCACAGCAGCACACCGTCGGGGCGGATCACGAACACCTCGCCGTCCCGCGCGCCGAGTGCGGACGCGACACCGCCGTCGGCGTCGGGAACCACCGCGACGGACGCGTCCGAGGTGTCGCTGCCGACCAGGATGGCGCGCACCGACTCCGGAGCCAGCGCACCGGCGAGGGTCGCGCTCGCGGCGGCGAGGGCGGCGGCATCGACGTTCACGCCGAGGACCGCGAAACCGTTGCCGCGCAATGTGTCGAGCGACGTCTCGGTGCCGTCGGCGGTCACCACACGGCGGTCCTCGACCGGGTCGCCCGCGGCGATGCCCTCGGCGTCGGCCGGCGTGGGCCACGTGAGCGGGGAGATCCGCGCGTTGGTGGCGCTGGACTGGCGCGGGTTGATGAGGTGGCTGAACTCGGGGCGGGTCACCGACAGCGCGAGGATCGCGTCGCGGGTGGTCAGGTAGCCGTGGCTGCCGGGCGACATGATGAGCGTGCTCTTGCCGGCGTTGGCGACGTTCTGTTGCCACGCGTCGTGACGCTCCACCGAGTACGCCTGCAGCAGGTCGGGACTCGCGTTGCCGTGGATGACGGCGGCCAGCTGCCACGCCAGGGTCTCGGCGTCCTCCATGCCCGAGTTCAGGCCGCGGACACCGAAGATCGGGACCAGGTGGGCCGCGTCGCCGGCGAACAGCAGGCGGCCGTGCGTGAAGTCGGGCAGCGCAAGGGCGCGGGCGCTGTAGAAGCCGTGCCACTCGAGCGTCCAGGGCAGGTCGTTCTGTAGCCATTCGAGATGCTTGGTGATGCGGGCCCGGATGCGGTCTTCCTGGGTCTCGATCTCGGCGTCCTCGGACGGGTCGAGCTGGTAGTCGATGCGCCAGATGTTCTTGGGCTGCTTGTGCATGATGATCGTCGAGCCGGGGTTGCTCGGCGGATCGAACCAGACCATGCGCTCGGCCGGCAGCTCGGATTCCCAGTGGATGTCGGCGATGACGTAGCGGCCGTCGTAGTTGTTGCCCTGCATCCGGAGTCCGGCGAGCTCGCGCATGCGGCTGCGGCCACCGTCGGCGGCCACGACCCAGCGGGCCCGCAGGTGGCGCTTGCCGTCGGCGCAGTCGACCTCGAGGGTGACCTCGTCGTCGGCGCGCAGCACGCCCGCGATGCTCGCGGACCAGTGCAGCGTGATGAGCGGGTTCTTCTCGATCGTGTCGACCATGATCTGCTCGAACTCCGACTGGGAGACGTTGATCATGGGCGGGCGCACGTCGTGGTCGGCGTTACGCATCTGGAAGTGCAGCACCTGCTGGTCGCGGTAGAAGCTTCGGCCACCGACCCACGGCAGCACGATCTTCTCGAGCTCGGCACCGAAGCCGAGGCGCGCGGCGGCCTCGAGGCTGTGGCGGGAGATGCAGATCGCGCGGCTGCCGAACGACACCTGGTCGGCGGCCTCGAGGATCGTGACGGGGATACCGCGCTGCGCGAGGCCGAGTGCGACGGCCATGCCGACGGGGCCGGCGCCGACGATGACGACCGGAAGGACCTCGTCGGCGGGCGTCATCGACTCGAAGACCGACGCCGCGTACTTCTTGGGCTGGTAGTAGGTCGACACTGATCTACACCGCTTCCTGCTCGATCGGACGGGGAGACGTGGTACCGGGAACCTTCAGCACGAGGATGCTGGCGAGGCTGATCAGGGCGATCAGCACGAAGTAGCCGGTGATCGCGAGCGACGACTCGAAGCTCGCGTACAGCGCGGTGGCGATGATCGGGGCGAGACCGCCACCGAGGATGGCGCCGACCTGGTAGCCGAGGGAGGCACCCGAGTAGCGGATCGCCGGCGGGAACAGCTCCGCGAACAGCGCGGACTGCGGGCCGGCGCAGCAGCCGAGGACGAAACCGAGGGCGATCATCGCGGCAGCCATGACGGGCAGCACCGCGGTGTCCATGAGCGGGAAGAACACGGCGGCGGCGATCACGAGCGCGATCGAGCTGCGCACGTACACGGTGCGCCGGCCCAGGGTGTCGGACTTCCACGCGCCCAGCGCCATACCGGCCATCCAGAACGGGCACGACCCGATCAGCAGGAACAGCATCGTGGTCTTGCTGAAGCCGAGTTCGGTCTCGCCGTACTTGAGGACGTAGACCATGTACGCGTAGGCGATGCCGTTGGTGGCGATGAACGTGCCACCGGCCAGCAGGACCGTCTTCCAGTGCTTGGTGAGGACCTCGACGATCGGCAGCTTCTCGGGCTGCTGCTGGTTCTTGGTCTCCTGGAACTCGCTGCTCTCCTCGAGGCCGAGACGGATCCACATCGCGACCAGGACGAGGACGGCACTGAACAGGAACGGGATGCGCCAGCCCCAGGACTTGAACGCCTCGTCGCTCATGAACGCGGTCAGCGGCAGATACACGAGGTTCGCGACGAGGACACCCGCCGGGACACCGATCTGCGGTGCGGCGCCGTAGAGGCCCTTGCGGCCCTCGGGGGCGTTCTCGGTGGCGACGAGCACCGCGCCGCCCCATTCGCCGCCCACGCCGAGGCCCTGGACGAAGCGCAGCGTCACCAGCAGGATCGGGGCGAACACGCCGATCGCGTCGTAGTTGGGGAGTACACCGATGCCGACGGTCGCGAAGCCCATGAGCAGCAGCGAGATGACGAGCATCGACTTGCGGCCGACGAGGTCACCGAAGTGGCCCATGACGACGCCGCCGATGGGCCGCGCGATGAAACCGACCGCGAGGGTCGCGAACGCCGCCAGGGTGCCGGCGAGGTCCGAGGAGTTCGGGAAGAACTGGTGACCGAGAACGAGAGCGGCAGCCGTGCCGTAGATGAAGAAGTCGTACCACTCGATCGCGGTACCGGCGAAGCTGCCCAGCGCGGCCCTGCGGGCCTTGCGGTGCAGCTCCTGCGGCGGAGCCGCAGCCATGGTTGCCGTCATGGTTCGGTGCCTTTCAACTCTGGAGGCGCGCAGGGACGAAACCACCTACACGCATGCCGACGAAGCGGCCTGCAGGCCATTTTGACCTGCATCACATCGCGTGAAAAGCGCAAGAAATCGGGGTGAATACGCAGAAATTCCGAGGTTTGCCACTCAGGGTCGGTACACGCCCGGGCAGCGGACTCGCCGCCTCGGATCCTCCCCTGTTCCGGACCGATTGTCCCGTGTGAGAACGGTTACACCCACGCCGTCTCAGTGGGCCGTGGCATCCCCTGCGGCAGTCCCTGGGTTGTCACCGTCGACCGCGAAGTCGACGAACGCGCGCGCGGTCCGGCTGAGGAGCGCGTCCTGCGACCACGCGAGAAGGACGTCGACCTCCGGCACCGGCGGCTCCACCTCCGGTCGGACGACGACGCCGAGTCCCTCGTACGTGACGTCGAGGTGCGGCCGCTGGATCAGCAGCGTCCAGCCGAAGCCGCGGCCGACGAGGGCGCGGGCGGTCTCGAAGTTCTTGGGACGGAACCGTACGTGCGGCGTGAATCCGGCGCGGCTGCACATCTGCAGGGCATGGAAGGAACTGGGCGGGGCGTCGAGCAGCACCATCGGTTCGTCGGCGAGTTCGGCGAGTTCGACGACCGGCGCATCGGCGAGACGGTGGTCGGCGGGCAGCAGGATCGCGGGCTGCCGGGTACCCATGCGGGCGCGTCGCAGCTCGGGCGACAGATCGAGGTCGTAGACGATCGCGAGATCCAGCTCACCGGACATCAGCCGCTGCTCGAGCCGGTCCTGGGTGTCCTCGACGAAGTCGACCGTAACCTTCGGATGCAGCTGGTTGAACTCGTACAGCAACCGGGGCAGCAGCGTCGGACCGAGCGACGAATAACAGCCGATCGCGAGCGGACCGGTGAGCACGCCCTCCGCGCCGGACGCCTCGGACGCCAGATCGCCGGCCTGCTCGAGCAGCGCCCGCGCGCGGATCAGAACCCGCTCGCCCGTCGGCGTCAGCTGGACGCCGTGCGCACGCCGCCGCACACACAACTGCGATTTGAGTCCGCGTTCGAGTTCGGTGATCGCGAGCGACACCGCGGACTGCGAGACGTGCAACCGCTCGGCCGCGGCCCGGATGGTGCCGGTCTCGGCGACCGCGACGAAAACGAACAGCTGACGCATCGTGTACGCCGGGGGTCTTGCCGAGCTGACCATGGTTACCTCCGGGCACCGATTCTCGCACCCCACCGCACGGGCGGGACCGGAGGGAACGTGCGTCCGGGCGCGGTCAGCCCCGGCCCGGATCGACCGCGACGAGTTCGCTCGGCACCCACGTCCCGTCGAACCACGGTTCGAGGGGGCCGTACAGCCGAAGTATCGGGAACCAGCTCTTGTTCGGGACGGTGCGGATCCAGTTCGCCTCCCGCCCGGCCGGCGGTGTCGGGCCGAACCACAGCACGAACGATCCGTCGTCCTCCGGGACGACGGTGCCGCCCAGGCTCATCAGGCTCGGGTAGGGGTTGTCGGTCTGCAGCAGCGATCGTGTCTGGGTGTCGTAGACGTCGACCGACCAGAAGTTCTTCGCGGGCGGGTTCGGTGGCAGCGTCAGCCGGTACGTCCTGCCGCCGTCGAGGATCGTCCCCTGGCCGTCCTCCGCGGTGTAGGCGTACGCCGATCCGGCGCCCACCTGGGCGTGCGCCATCGCCGGGGTGATCACGGTGGCGAAGTAGTGGAACTGGGTGCGGGCGTCGAGCAGGCGGGCACGGTCGTGCAGGAACTCGTAGCTGCCGCCGACGAACGCCTGCTTCCACGAGGAGCCGTCGTGCAGGAAGGCGTCGGGGTCTCGCGGGAAGTAGACGAGTGCCCGGCTGATCCCGGCAGCGGTTCGGGCGGCGGTGTCGAGGATGCCGCGCAGTCGGTCGTCGGGAGCGAAGGGTTTCCCGTGGCGGATGCCGATCGCCGCGAGCTGGCCGGCACGTTCGGGATCGAGCGACTCGGCGGGCTCCTCCTGGACCAGTTCGTCGATCTCCTCGAAGAAGGAGAAGTCGTTCGCGTGCACGGTGTTGAACTTCTTGTCGGTGATGTCGACGAACGACATCTCGGGTGGGTCCGCAGCATCGGCGAGGCGGTAGACGCGGGTCTGTCGGATCGCGTCGACCCCGCCGAGCGCACGGAAGACCGCCCAGTTGGTGAAGGTGGGCGTGCGGTGGACGAAGTAGCCGTCGGGCTCGTCGCCGTCGTAGCCGGGCGGAAGGAACAGATACTTACCGCCCTTGCCCCGGTCCGGTCCCGCGATGCCCATGTCCGCGACGTACCGGAACCAGAAGTCGTCCACGACGCACAGCGACTCGACAGGCGGTTCGACCACTACCGGGCCGTCGCGCAGATCGAGAAACATGGTGGCGTAGGTGGTCTCGGTGTTCGGGGTCAGGAAGTAGCTGCCGGAGTTGGCACGCGGATCGGTGTACGCGATCGTGCCCGGTCCGTCGATGCCGATGCTGCGGAATCCGCGCCGCATCGCGACGAGCGAGGCCCCGGGGACGGCGTTGAGGAACACCTCGATGCCGCGCAGGAAGTCGAGTCCGTCGTACAACTTTTTCGTCGTCTCGGGTACGGGCACCCCGTCGAAGAACTCGAAGGTCCCGATCGGCGTCCGGACACTGTCCGGCATGCCTATCCCCTCGAGGGCCTGCGCGAGGTCGTTACTCGAGTCGTTCACCTGGGTCTCCCGTCGACGCGAACCGGACTGCCTCCCCCGCCGACGCTAGGTACGGACGGTTCCCGACTCCTCACCCGCGCGGGGTGATCCCTTTCGCGGACGCGGCCCGAGGGGAATACTCACCGGTAGGTCTCTCTTCGAGGAGGCGGACCATGGTTACGCCGACACCGGTGACGGAAGAACAGGCCCGCGCGGTCGCCGAGGAGGCGCGGGAAGGCGGATGGGACAAGCCCTCGTTCGCGAAGGAGTTGTTCCTCGGCAGATTCCCGCTCGAGCTGGTGCACCCGTTCCCGGTGCCGGATGCCGACGAGGCGGCGCGGACGGATGCGTTCGTGGCCGAGCTCGACCGGTTCTGCCGGGGACTGGACGGCGCGGTGATCGAGCGGGACGCCCGGATCCCCGACGAGTACGTGACGGGCCTGGCGGAGTTGGGCTGTTTCGGGTTGAAGGTGCCCACCGAGTACGGCGGGCTGGGCCTGTCGCAGGTGGCGTACAACCGGGCGCTCATGGTGGTGTCGTCGGTGCATCCGAGCCTGGGCGCGCTGTTGTCGGCGCACCAGTCGATCGGGGTGCCGGAGCCGTTGAAGCTGGCGGGCACCGAGGAGCAGAAGCGAAAGTTCCTGCCGCGCTGCGCGAAAGGGGCGATCTCGGCGTTTCTGTTGACGGAGCCGGACGTCGGCTCCGATCCGGCGCGGCTGGCGTCGACGGCCACACCCACCGAGGACGGGTCGGCGTATCTGCTCGACGGCGTCAAGTTGTGGACCACCAACGGGGTGGTCGCCGAACTGCTGGTGGTGATGGCGCGGGTGCCGGACGTCCGCCGCGGTGGGGGCATCAGCGCGTTCGTCGTCGAGGCGGATTCGCCGGGCATCACCGTCGAGCGCCGCAACGCGTTCATGGGGTTGCGGGGCATCGAGAACGGGGTCACCCGCCTGCATCGGGTGCGGGTGCCGGCCGAGAACCTGATCGGGCGTGAGGGCGACGGCCTGAAGATCGCGCTGACCACGCTGAATGCAGGACGGTTGGCGATTCCCGCAATGTGCGCGGCGGCCGGCAAGTGGTCGCTGAAGATCGCGCGGGAGTGGTCGGCCGAGCGGGTGCAGTGGGGACGCCCGGTCGGCGAGCACGGTGCGGTGGAAGCGAAGATCGCGTTCGTCGCGGCCACCACGTTCGCGCTCGAGGCGGTGGTGGAGCTGGCGGGCCGGATGGCCGACGAGGGCCGGAACGACATCCGGATCGAGGCGGCGCTCGCGAAGCTGTGGTCGAGCGAGATGGGGTGCCTGATCGCCGACGAACTCGTCCAGATCCGGGGTGGCCGAGGCTACGAGACCGCGGATTCGCTCGCGGCCCGTGGGGAGCGGGCGGTGCCGGTCGAACAGTTGGTCCGGGATCTGCGGATCAACCGGATCTTCGAGGGATCGAGCGAGATCATGCGGCTGCTCATCGCTCGCGAGGCCGTCGACGCGCACCTGACGGCGGCCGGCGATCTGGCCGACCCGAAGGCCGACCTGCAGCACAAGGCGAGGGCCGCGGTCGGGGCGAGCGGTTTCTACGCCAAGTGGCTGCCGCACCTGGTGTCCGGGAAGGGGCAGCTACCGGCGTCGTACGGCGAATTCGGCAGCTTGGCACCACATTTCCGGTTCATCGAACGCAATGCCCGCAAGCTGGCCCGGTCCACGTTCTACGGTATGGCCCGCTGGCAGGCGGGACTGGAGAAGCATCAGGCGTTCCTCGGGCGCATCGTCGACATCGGGGCGGAACTGTTCGCGATGTCGGCGGCGTGCGTGCGGGCCGATATGGAGGCGAACTCCGACGACCACGAGCGGGGCGCGTCGGCGGTCGAACTCGCCGACGCCTTCTGCCTGCAGTCCCGGATGCGGATCGACCGTTCGTTCGCCGCTCTGTGGGACAACACCGACGACGTCGATCACCGGATCGCACGCAGCGCCCTGGCCGGCGAGTACGCATGGCTCGAGGCCGGAGTGTTCGACCGCAGCGAGGGCACGGGCCCGTGGATCGCGTCGTGGGCACCCGGTCCGTCGGCGGAGGAGAACATGGCCCGCCGCTTCCCGACCACCACCGCCGAGGGAGCCACCCCCTAGGGGGCGCTCGGCCCACTCCCCCGTCTGTCGGGCCCGATGATTTTCCGCGCCGCGGCGGGTCTGTCCGTGTAGGAGCCCGTTGTCGGCAGGACACGGGCCGTGCGGTACAGACGGATGAGGGGAGAATCCCTGTGGCAAAGGGGATGGAAACGATCGACGTCAACGGCGTCACGCTCGGGGTGGAGCACTTCGGGGACGCGACAGCGCCGCTGATTCTACTCGTGGGCGGAACCACCATGCTCTCGTGGCCCGACGCCCTGTGCGCCGCTCTCGCCCGCGGTGGGCACCACGTCGTGCGGTACGACCTGCGCGATTGCGGGGCGTCGACAACCGTCGATCCCGAGTCGCCAGCCTACACGTTGCGCGATCTGGCGTCGGACGCCGCGGCGCTCGCCCACGAGCTCGACTCGAGGCCGGCGCACCTGGCGGGCATCGGTGTCGGCGGAATGGTCGCCCAGGTCGCCGCGCTCGATCATGCGGACGCGTTCGGCGCGCTCACGCTCGTCGGAACGCGGCCTGTCGCTCCAGGACCGGTCGACGACGATCTGCCCGACCATGACGAGGCAACGATGGGCCGGCTGTTCTCACGTCCGGAGCCGGACTGGTCCGATCGTGCCGGCGTGGCGGAGTTCGCCGCCGCCGGCGCCGAGATCCTCGGTGACGATCCCGCCGCCGCGCGCGTGACCGCCGAACGCATCTGGGGCCGCACGCGGAGCACCCAGCCCGCGATCCAGATGGCGAACCAGCTGGGAATGGTGTTCTCCAAGCTCGACTGCGAGCCACGCTGGCGCGAACGTCTGCCCGAGCTCACGCTCCCGACACTGGTGGTGCACGGCAGGCACGACCAGTTCTTTCCCGTCGGCAACGGCGAAGCGTGCGCGCGGGAGATCCCCGGAGCGCGGCTGCTCGTGATGGAAGATGCAGCGACCGCGATTCCCGATGCGGCCACCGATGCGGTGACGACGGCGATGCTCTCGCTGGGGCGGTGATACCGCCTCAGTGCGCCGTCGTGTCCTTCTTCCGCTTCGGAATCAGGTGCGCGATCAGCACGACGATCGCGCCCAGGATCAGTCCGACGACCGCCGACGCCACAGTTCCCGCGGTCCAGGACAGAACGCCGCCGAAGCCGCCGTGCACGAGTTCGCCGAACCAGTGCTCGAGGTCGTGCAGACGGTCGGCCGGCCAGTGGAATCCGGCCTCGCCGACGTTGACGATCAGGATGTGGCCACCCACCCACAGCATCGCGGCGATGCCGACCACGGTGAGCACCGCCATCACCTTCGGCATCGCGGCCACGAGGCCGCGGCCGATCCGCCGACTGACGGTCGACTTGCGCTGGGCGAGCGCGAGACCCACGTCGTCCATCTTCACGATGAGGGCGACGACGCCGTACACCAGGACGGTGATGAGGATCGCGACGACGACGAGCACCATCAGTCGGGTGAGGAACGGTTCGTCCTCGACCGACGACAGGGCGATCACCATGATCTCGGCGGACAGGATCAGGTCGGTCCGGATCGCACCGCTGACCATCGTCTTCTCGTGCTCGGGGCCGTCCTGCGCGGCCGTCGTGCCCCCGCCCTCGTGGTGACCGCCGGTCAGCGCCTCGTAGACCTTCTCGGCGCCCTCGTAGCAGAGGAACAGACCACCGGCGATCAACAGATAGGGCAGTGCCTGCGGCAGGAACTGGCTGAGGATCATCGCCACCGGCAGGATGATCAGGAGCTTGTTCCGGATCGACCCGACCGCGATCTTGCGGATGATCGGCAGCTCCCGCTTGGGCGAGAACCCGTGCACGTAGCGGGGTGTCACGGCGGTGTCGTCCACGACCACGCCGGCCGCCTTGATGCTGGCCTTGCCGGCTGCCGCACCGACGTCGTCGATGGATGCCGCGGCCGCTTTCGCGATCGCTGCCACGTCGTCCAGCAGGGCGGCGAGACCACCAGCCAAGGGAACCTCCCGGGTTCGGATGCGCTGAGCCGGTCGACCGACGCGGGCTCGAGGCTGGACAGCCTAACGCCGTGTCGGGAGCGGCAGCCACACCGGCTCGGCCGGGGCCCGTTCCGGCACCGCGGGGGCAGTGTCGGTGCCGCCCGGCACACTGGACGTCGTGAGAACGATGCTGGTGCCCGACAGCGACGGTGCCACGCTGATCCGGACCGACGAGTCCGGCAACCCGGTGGAGGCGCCGCGGCGTACGGCCGACGTCGCGGCGACGGTCCGGGAGATCGAGGCGACCGAGCATCCCCGCTGGGTGTTCGAGGACAGCGCGCGTGCCTGTCCGCCCCTGCTGGCGGCGGGGGTGCGTGTGGCGAGAAGCCACGACCTGCGGTTGACGGGCGCGCTGCTCGACATGCGGGCCGGACGGTTCACCTCGGCGCCCGACATGCCCGTCGACGACCGTCCCAGCCTGTTCGACGCGGTCCCGTCCACCGCACCCGAGGTGGTGATCGAGCGGCACCGCCGCCAGCTCGCGGCCATCGCGGACGATCCGCGGCTGCGCCTGCTGGTGGCCGCCGAGTCTGCGGGCGGGCTCGCGGCCGCCGAGATGAGCCACGACGGGCTGCCGTTCTCCACCGACGCGCACCTGGCACTGCTCGCCGACGCGCTCGGCCCGCGCACCCGGGACGACATGTTGCCCGTCCGCCTGCACGAGGTGGCCGACGAGGTGTCGGCGGCGTTCGGGCGTCAGGTCAATCCGGCGTCGCAGCCCGAGGTGGTCGCGGCGTTCGCACGCGAGGGCATCGAACTGGCGTCCACCCGCAAGTAC from Prescottella sp. R16 includes these protein-coding regions:
- a CDS encoding nuclear transport factor 2 family protein, yielding MTRTESHAGIDATDFVEIHQLYGRQSHLVDEGHAAEWAATFTAGGEFHSPSYPAPVVGTAALTEFADGFFANASVAGEVHRHVLTNIAVERVGGDENGGGDENGGGDEFEVRAYLQIVATRIGGDSRLVRFTTVTDRVVREGGRWLIAHRAVRRDDQAPQS
- a CDS encoding IclR family transcriptional regulator, encoding MSKTLHNGLEILELLARHKHGLTTTEIAEGISVHRTVADRLVRTLEAHRLSRRTESKRILLGAGLVTLAGAVEQDLRELAGPILEELADTAHATAHLAVREGEDAVRALMVIEPRNSRAHVGFHPGQVDPIDRGSAGLAMLAALPPREGERPEVTRARERGFAVTSGEVTHSVTGISATLPNRRPADLVSIGVSVFDSSEEQKLGEAVMAAARRLGALLLR
- a CDS encoding MerR family transcriptional regulator, which translates into the protein MTDPSKLMSIGRFSSLSRISVRMLRHYDASGVLVPAAVDGASGYRWYSPEQLGDARRIRQLRDVGFGVSAIGALLAVFGTPAYDAALRSQRQALVDEAASARHRLTLIEHMLDQAEMENTMSDIDVQLIDIPAQTLVALRGTVPDYAAEGQLWGRFMPELQRQKIAMAGPGGCIEHDDEFRESDVDESVFVEIEDGIEVRAPLLALHFPARRAVRATVTGPFAEVIPQAHERIAAFIGDNGLRIARTDDDVSTHHFNVYLTDPSQVPESEAVTSVTVPVVRLG
- a CDS encoding FAD-dependent monooxygenase; protein product: MSTYYQPKKYAASVFESMTPADEVLPVVIVGAGPVGMAVALGLAQRGIPVTILEAADQVSFGSRAICISRHSLEAAARLGFGAELEKIVLPWVGGRSFYRDQQVLHFQMRNADHDVRPPMINVSQSEFEQIMVDTIEKNPLITLHWSASIAGVLRADDEVTLEVDCADGKRHLRARWVVAADGGRSRMRELAGLRMQGNNYDGRYVIADIHWESELPAERMVWFDPPSNPGSTIIMHKQPKNIWRIDYQLDPSEDAEIETQEDRIRARITKHLEWLQNDLPWTLEWHGFYSARALALPDFTHGRLLFAGDAAHLVPIFGVRGLNSGMEDAETLAWQLAAVIHGNASPDLLQAYSVERHDAWQQNVANAGKSTLIMSPGSHGYLTTRDAILALSVTRPEFSHLINPRQSSATNARISPLTWPTPADAEGIAAGDPVEDRRVVTADGTETSLDTLRGNGFAVLGVNVDAAALAAASATLAGALAPESVRAILVGSDTSDASVAVVPDADGGVASALGARDGEVFVIRPDGVLLCRIDGVGRIDDVARHLSLGDAPTGASAVVDSGPAIDPAELRRENVWMGLSDALDQVDENDREGFLARLALVLGSQVGQREFEEAIAAATDPTLTVPADRDADATIGG
- a CDS encoding MFS transporter, encoding MTATMAAAPPQELHRKARRAALGSFAGTAIEWYDFFIYGTAAALVLGHQFFPNSSDLAGTLAAFATLAVGFIARPIGGVVMGHFGDLVGRKSMLVISLLLMGFATVGIGVLPNYDAIGVFAPILLVTLRFVQGLGVGGEWGGAVLVATENAPEGRKGLYGAAPQIGVPAGVLVANLVYLPLTAFMSDEAFKSWGWRIPFLFSAVLVLVAMWIRLGLEESSEFQETKNQQQPEKLPIVEVLTKHWKTVLLAGGTFIATNGIAYAYMVYVLKYGETELGFSKTTMLFLLIGSCPFWMAGMALGAWKSDTLGRRTVYVRSSIALVIAAAVFFPLMDTAVLPVMAAAMIALGFVLGCCAGPQSALFAELFPPAIRYSGASLGYQVGAILGGGLAPIIATALYASFESSLAITGYFVLIALISLASILVLKVPGTTSPRPIEQEAV
- a CDS encoding LysR substrate-binding domain-containing protein; translated protein: MVSSARPPAYTMRQLFVFVAVAETGTIRAAAERLHVSQSAVSLAITELERGLKSQLCVRRRAHGVQLTPTGERVLIRARALLEQAGDLASEASGAEGVLTGPLAIGCYSSLGPTLLPRLLYEFNQLHPKVTVDFVEDTQDRLEQRLMSGELDLAIVYDLDLSPELRRARMGTRQPAILLPADHRLADAPVVELAELADEPMVLLDAPPSSFHALQMCSRAGFTPHVRFRPKNFETARALVGRGFGWTLLIQRPHLDVTYEGLGVVVRPEVEPPVPEVDVLLAWSQDALLSRTARAFVDFAVDGDNPGTAAGDATAH